Proteins found in one Rhabdothermincola sediminis genomic segment:
- a CDS encoding SOS response-associated peptidase, translated as MCGRFVAASPPDEIARYFGAEAPEALLEASYNVAPTNDVYAVLEDGTTRRVETLHWGLVPRWAKDPSIGNRLINARAETLAEKNAFKHAYRMRRCIIPADGFYEWRPERGEKRKQPYYVRRADGEPMAFAGLWELWRNPENPDEQLRSCCIITGEPNEKVRPIHDRMPVILPERAWDIWLDPAEHDLETLGKLLVPAPASLIELYPVSREVNNVRNKGRKLIDPVETRGTMR; from the coding sequence ATGTGTGGCCGGTTCGTGGCAGCGTCACCGCCGGATGAGATCGCCCGCTACTTCGGCGCCGAGGCTCCCGAGGCGCTGCTCGAGGCCAGCTACAACGTGGCTCCGACCAACGACGTGTACGCGGTGCTCGAGGACGGGACGACTCGGCGGGTGGAGACCCTCCACTGGGGGTTGGTGCCTCGCTGGGCGAAGGACCCGTCGATCGGCAACCGGCTGATCAACGCCAGGGCCGAGACCCTGGCGGAGAAGAACGCCTTCAAGCACGCCTACCGCATGCGCCGCTGCATCATCCCCGCGGACGGGTTCTACGAGTGGCGCCCGGAGCGGGGCGAGAAGCGGAAGCAGCCCTACTACGTCCGCCGCGCCGACGGCGAGCCGATGGCCTTCGCCGGCCTGTGGGAGCTCTGGCGCAACCCGGAGAACCCGGACGAGCAGCTCCGCTCGTGCTGCATCATCACCGGTGAACCGAACGAGAAGGTCCGCCCCATCCACGACCGGATGCCGGTGATCCTCCCCGAACGCGCCTGGGACATCTGGCTCGACCCCGCCGAGCACGACCTCGAGACCCTCGGCAAGCTCCTGGTACCGGCCCCGGCCTCGCTGATCGAGCTGTACCCGGTGAGCCGCGAGGTCAACAACGTGCGCAACAAGGGCCGCAAGCTCATCGATCCCGTCGAGACCCGAGGCACGATGCGTTGA
- a CDS encoding DUF2079 domain-containing protein — protein MTATLRRRVDNVVLRWQARLDSEWVDRVLPWLLSAGLFLWLAALALAKARSLDGTVDLAAYTQAAWNIREGHEPVMTVTNGSHVLAQQAAFLFYPIVGVTYLTTIIPGLLLVQAAALALGIVPLWRIGRRLANLRVGAVATLAFVYGVYPTMHNLNLAGFDPAVIALPALLAACYFGLTGRWRWFAACCVVVVGARADLALAVAGLGALLAVEGHRRQGLVTTVAALAWTVVAALVVQPAFGHGAFPHLDAFAAFGDTPASALWGMVTHPVEVLSRLVSEQNFNLAVTLFAPVVFLPVLAPRYLLSVLPLQTLYLVADVPTEAVFGKQTIAITAFIFLATAMALHRLGRMGVEKITVDPRLLGALLLAGTVFFVRDAASSPYREPWDWGGQDEVDAVRLRARDLIPPEASVRASRSMLQVLAERPVLYQLEQGDRPDPVRAGQDVDVVVLDEREVPGWDAVDRRVFRLGMQTGGFEVVLDDHDIAVFERRGPPR, from the coding sequence TTGACCGCGACCCTCCGGCGACGCGTCGACAACGTCGTGCTCAGGTGGCAGGCCCGTCTCGACAGCGAGTGGGTCGACCGGGTGCTCCCGTGGCTGCTGTCCGCCGGGTTGTTCCTCTGGCTGGCGGCTCTCGCGTTGGCGAAGGCTCGCTCGCTCGACGGGACCGTGGACCTTGCCGCCTACACCCAGGCCGCCTGGAACATCCGTGAGGGGCACGAGCCGGTCATGACGGTGACCAACGGGTCACACGTCCTGGCCCAGCAAGCGGCGTTCCTCTTCTACCCGATCGTCGGCGTCACCTACTTGACGACCATCATCCCCGGTCTGCTGCTGGTCCAGGCCGCAGCGCTCGCGCTCGGGATCGTTCCGCTGTGGCGCATCGGCAGGAGGCTGGCGAACCTGCGGGTGGGCGCGGTGGCCACCCTGGCGTTCGTCTACGGGGTGTACCCCACGATGCACAACCTCAACCTGGCCGGATTCGACCCTGCGGTCATCGCTCTTCCGGCTCTGCTCGCCGCGTGCTACTTCGGGCTCACCGGCCGCTGGCGCTGGTTCGCCGCCTGCTGCGTGGTGGTGGTGGGCGCACGCGCCGATCTGGCCCTCGCCGTCGCCGGTCTCGGCGCGCTGCTGGCGGTCGAGGGCCACCGCCGCCAGGGTCTGGTCACGACCGTCGCTGCGCTCGCCTGGACGGTGGTGGCCGCGCTGGTCGTCCAGCCTGCGTTCGGGCACGGCGCCTTCCCGCACCTGGATGCCTTCGCGGCGTTCGGCGACACCCCGGCCAGCGCCCTGTGGGGAATGGTGACCCACCCCGTCGAGGTGTTGAGCCGGCTGGTCAGCGAGCAGAACTTCAACCTCGCCGTCACGCTGTTCGCGCCCGTCGTGTTCCTGCCGGTCTTGGCACCCCGGTATCTGCTGTCGGTCCTCCCGCTGCAGACCCTCTACCTGGTGGCGGACGTCCCGACCGAGGCCGTGTTCGGGAAGCAGACCATCGCCATCACCGCCTTCATCTTCCTCGCCACCGCGATGGCGCTCCACCGCCTCGGCCGCATGGGGGTGGAGAAGATCACCGTCGACCCCCGGTTGCTCGGGGCGCTGCTGCTCGCGGGCACGGTGTTCTTCGTCCGTGACGCGGCCAGTTCACCGTATCGGGAGCCGTGGGACTGGGGCGGCCAGGACGAGGTGGACGCCGTCCGGCTCCGCGCCCGCGATCTCATCCCGCCGGAGGCCTCCGTACGAGCGTCCCGATCGATGCTGCAGGTCCTGGCCGAACGGCCGGTGCTGTACCAGCTCGAGCAGGGGGACCGGCCCGACCCGGTGCGCGCGGGCCAGGATGTCGACGTCGTGGTCCTCGACGAGCGGGAGGTCCCGGGCTGGGATGCGGTCGACCGGCGCGTGTTCCGGTTGGGGATGCAGACCGGGGGGTTCGAGGTGGTGCTCGACGATCACGACATCGCGGTGTTCGAGCGGCGTGGGCCACCCCGTTGA